The following are encoded together in the Pseudoalteromonas shioyasakiensis genome:
- a CDS encoding energy transducer TonB produces MHTLPLNSASLNNSNAALKTTAAIIGGGVMTFAAFAFMQYLISAEQRADVKTGPDITVEIYEVPEDSKVQVKQTLPPPPVAKMPPKTPPRPTSDNPDTVVVADLTPTMTFDNIGDTLSKSINQPTGDATPIVRINPKYPPVAARDGIEGWVQISFSISPTGEVIDPVIIDAEPKRVFNREAIRAIKRWKYRPKVVEGVAQLQTNQSVQLDFKIDG; encoded by the coding sequence ATGCATACTTTACCACTAAACTCAGCAAGCTTGAATAACAGCAATGCTGCTTTAAAGACAACCGCAGCAATTATTGGCGGCGGTGTCATGACCTTTGCAGCATTTGCATTTATGCAGTACTTAATTTCTGCTGAGCAAAGAGCCGATGTAAAAACAGGCCCCGATATCACAGTTGAAATTTATGAAGTACCAGAAGACTCAAAAGTGCAAGTAAAGCAAACACTGCCGCCACCACCAGTTGCTAAAATGCCACCAAAAACGCCGCCACGCCCAACGAGTGATAATCCAGATACGGTTGTGGTAGCAGATTTAACACCAACAATGACATTCGATAACATTGGCGACACGCTTAGCAAAAGCATTAACCAACCAACGGGAGATGCGACACCAATTGTGCGTATAAACCCTAAATACCCTCCGGTAGCAGCTCGCGATGGCATTGAGGGCTGGGTACAAATTAGCTTTAGTATTTCACCGACTGGCGAAGTGATTGACCCTGTTATTATTGATGCCGAGCCTAAACGGGTATTTAACCGTGAAGCAATTCGCGCAATTAAACGTTGGAAATATCGCCCTAAAGTTGTTGAAGGTGTGGCACAATTACAAACAAACCAAAGCGTTCAACTTGATTTTAAAATAGATGGATAA
- a CDS encoding RNA polymerase sigma factor: MLMSIKTWLFDKPNTDCLAQYVKTGDNRYLNQLVAQYGNDLYHYLVTQSDKDLALDICQQTWLKVIDKRDFYNDQNNPKAWLFRLARNLLIDEFRKQQKFVELEDNQLFTESQDASYHYDYEAFDKALMGLSFVQREALTLQQEGFSLEDIVAITQSNPETIKTRLRYARQNLKQQLGGHHEA, translated from the coding sequence ATGCTAATGAGCATCAAGACATGGTTATTTGACAAGCCAAACACAGATTGTTTGGCGCAGTATGTCAAAACGGGCGACAACCGTTACCTTAACCAACTCGTTGCTCAATACGGGAACGATCTTTATCACTACCTAGTCACCCAAAGTGATAAAGATCTTGCCCTTGATATATGCCAGCAAACCTGGTTAAAAGTCATTGATAAACGCGACTTTTACAATGATCAAAATAACCCAAAAGCGTGGCTTTTTCGGTTAGCACGTAATTTATTAATAGATGAATTTCGTAAGCAACAAAAGTTCGTTGAATTAGAAGACAACCAACTATTTACTGAATCTCAGGATGCAAGTTATCACTACGACTACGAAGCTTTTGATAAAGCACTCATGGGGCTTAGCTTTGTACAACGTGAAGCGCTGACCTTACAACAAGAAGGCTTTAGTCTCGAAGATATTGTTGCTATCACACAAAGTAACCCAGAGACCATTAAAACTCGGCTGCGATATGCCCGTCAAAACCTGAAACAACAACTAGGAGGCCATCATGAAGCGTAA
- a CDS encoding TIGR03571 family LLM class oxidoreductase gives MKKSTANGALATLNLMLSGQRIREISNMNNLPTSFTNVFADNKLTLGLLTPLEAYPSSPFPTLNADIATAKQAEQAGIASIWFRDVPFYDPNFGDAAQMLDPFTYAGFIAAHTNKITLGTAGAVLPLRDPIMVAKQAASVDHLSNGRFVLGVSTGDRPVEYPAFGVDFNARAERYRESVEIIKTLHQQSFPKHISQHYGELDGSLDLYPKPVNQQIPVMAVGRSRQSFEWLANNVNAWIWAVDNEQAISEIINNLSVASNSNTSPHYGYATFFDLDKNPDAPYQRFYNVVRIGRNALIERLLKHRELGVKHIALNLKPSRRAAQDVIDELGSFVIPALEKEQREPAV, from the coding sequence ATGAAAAAATCGACGGCCAATGGCGCATTAGCCACTCTAAACTTGATGTTGTCTGGCCAGCGAATTCGGGAGATCAGTAACATGAATAATCTACCAACTAGCTTTACAAATGTATTTGCCGACAACAAATTAACGCTGGGATTGCTCACTCCCCTTGAAGCTTACCCTAGCAGCCCTTTCCCTACCCTTAATGCTGATATAGCAACTGCTAAGCAGGCTGAACAAGCAGGTATTGCCAGTATTTGGTTTAGGGATGTGCCTTTTTACGACCCTAATTTTGGTGATGCTGCGCAGATGCTTGATCCATTTACTTACGCAGGTTTCATTGCTGCACATACAAATAAAATTACTTTAGGCACCGCAGGGGCTGTTTTACCATTACGCGATCCTATAATGGTAGCCAAACAAGCAGCCTCAGTAGACCATCTAAGTAATGGTCGTTTTGTGTTAGGGGTTTCGACCGGAGACAGGCCAGTTGAATACCCCGCTTTTGGTGTCGACTTTAACGCACGTGCTGAGCGCTACAGAGAGTCAGTTGAAATTATCAAAACATTACACCAACAAAGCTTTCCTAAACACATTAGCCAACATTACGGCGAGCTTGATGGTTCACTTGACCTTTATCCAAAGCCAGTTAACCAGCAGATACCCGTTATGGCCGTTGGTCGCTCAAGGCAATCATTTGAGTGGTTGGCTAATAATGTAAATGCTTGGATTTGGGCTGTTGATAATGAACAAGCCATCAGTGAAATCATTAACAACCTATCAGTTGCAAGCAATAGCAACACAAGCCCACATTACGGCTATGCGACATTTTTTGATTTAGATAAAAACCCAGATGCCCCGTATCAGCGTTTTTATAATGTTGTACGAATTGGTCGAAATGCCCTTATTGAGCGACTGTTAAAACACAGAGAGCTTGGCGTAAAACACATTGCACTAAATTTAAAACCTTCGCGAAGGGCTGCCCAAGATGTAATTGATGAATTGGGTAGCTTTGTTATTCCTGCACTTGAAAAAGAGCAAAGAGAGCCTGCTGTATGA
- a CDS encoding LysR family transcriptional regulator, whose amino-acid sequence MKPEDSPFFGIREFVETLRMGTFTAAGNRLGLTGSAVGKTVTRLESKLGTKLLHRTTRKIMATPEGQHYFEGWVKILAEIDSLEQAVTAGSHNVSGQVKLHLPAAFGRKYVMPILSKLANKYPKLELAVHFSESRINLINENVDLVVRIGTLEDDADLVAKLLGYQKLTVCGSQDYFDQHGVPDTPADLLTHDCIIGSKRSSQPTWLFKDSKKQSFNQLINARYMLSDGDAMLDAALNGLGVAQLPTWLIQEQLDSNRLTSVLDTFSGAVMPINVVWPRSRYLKLSQRVIIDELAEQFKLQSSLFGYSS is encoded by the coding sequence ATGAAACCAGAAGATAGTCCTTTCTTTGGTATTCGAGAGTTTGTTGAAACACTACGCATGGGTACATTCACAGCAGCTGGTAATCGGTTAGGTTTAACAGGCTCCGCTGTTGGTAAAACTGTTACTAGGCTTGAAAGTAAGTTAGGTACAAAGTTACTGCATCGAACAACTCGTAAAATTATGGCAACCCCAGAAGGGCAGCATTATTTTGAAGGCTGGGTAAAAATACTGGCTGAAATAGATAGCCTAGAGCAAGCAGTCACTGCTGGTAGCCATAATGTTTCAGGGCAAGTAAAACTTCACTTACCTGCGGCATTCGGCCGTAAGTATGTAATGCCAATACTTTCTAAATTAGCAAACAAGTATCCTAAACTAGAGCTTGCAGTTCACTTTAGTGAAAGTCGTATCAATTTAATAAATGAAAATGTTGATTTGGTGGTACGTATCGGCACATTAGAAGATGATGCCGATCTGGTAGCAAAATTGTTGGGTTATCAAAAACTCACAGTTTGTGGGAGTCAAGATTATTTTGACCAACATGGTGTGCCAGACACTCCAGCGGATTTACTCACTCATGATTGTATTATTGGCAGTAAGCGCTCTTCGCAGCCGACATGGTTATTCAAAGATAGTAAAAAGCAGTCATTTAACCAGCTAATCAATGCCAGATATATGCTCAGTGATGGAGATGCGATGCTTGATGCCGCACTTAATGGTTTAGGTGTTGCACAATTACCTACATGGCTTATTCAAGAGCAGCTAGATAGTAATAGACTAACTAGTGTTTTAGATACCTTTTCAGGTGCGGTCATGCCAATCAATGTTGTTTGGCCACGCTCAAGATATTTGAAGCTTAGTCAAAGGGTTATAATTGATGAGTTAGCAGAGCAGTTTAAGCTTCAATCATCACTTTTTGGTTATTCTTCATAA
- a CDS encoding nuclear transport factor 2 family protein: MSTQEQLENLITQFKDSWLRSDKHSQAKLFSSDIVFKSHHHGSINGQKHVSTTLSEDFKNYATSAEFTNTFTAHQKDFAAASSYAYVDVNHGQKRFLCGCTFIFHFVYENQQWLISHMKFQVNWNKGQQSLLPNWNMLPGVQGWQLVDGAPTIVSELHSPWALIRNFKASEPKQALIDLYNKYAFAVDNCDINLLIDCYSQDIQGSFPPLGDLSGRESVIGSLKNFRLLAPFWQHFAKLVKMEVSQDKKAARFIIARIIPEKPVNDSNQKIYAAHYQLAARLESDNCWRLYESHYISGWFDEQNLPEFII; the protein is encoded by the coding sequence ATGAGTACTCAAGAACAGCTCGAAAACTTAATAACTCAGTTTAAAGATAGCTGGTTACGCTCTGATAAGCACTCGCAAGCAAAGCTGTTTAGCTCTGATATCGTTTTCAAAAGCCATCACCATGGCTCTATAAATGGGCAAAAGCATGTATCAACAACCTTGAGTGAAGATTTCAAAAACTATGCAACGAGTGCTGAGTTTACGAATACGTTTACTGCACACCAAAAAGATTTTGCCGCAGCAAGCAGCTACGCTTATGTAGATGTAAATCATGGGCAAAAACGCTTTTTATGCGGTTGTACGTTTATTTTTCACTTCGTTTATGAAAACCAGCAATGGCTTATTAGCCACATGAAATTTCAGGTTAACTGGAATAAAGGACAGCAATCCTTGCTTCCTAACTGGAACATGCTTCCCGGTGTTCAAGGCTGGCAGCTAGTTGATGGTGCGCCAACAATCGTGAGTGAATTACACTCTCCTTGGGCATTAATTCGCAACTTTAAAGCCTCTGAGCCAAAGCAAGCTCTCATTGATCTCTATAACAAGTATGCATTTGCTGTTGATAACTGTGATATTAATTTACTTATTGATTGCTACAGCCAAGATATACAAGGCAGCTTTCCTCCTTTAGGTGATTTATCTGGTAGAGAAAGTGTTATAGGGAGTTTAAAAAACTTTAGACTGCTTGCGCCATTTTGGCAGCACTTTGCAAAGTTGGTCAAAATGGAGGTTAGCCAAGATAAAAAAGCAGCCCGCTTTATCATAGCCCGAATCATTCCCGAAAAACCCGTGAATGATAGCAATCAAAAAATCTATGCAGCTCACTATCAGTTAGCAGCAAGATTAGAGTCAGATAATTGTTGGCGGCTATACGAGTCGCATTACATATCAGGTTGGTTTGATGAGCAGAATTTACCCGAGTTTATAATCTAA
- a CDS encoding DUF3087 domain-containing protein gives MKLIQIDKARYRKHLNQVIIACVIALAVGSLAISQTLIALFPDPSGSHFHWNLLGVVMCSLLVGFMLNKYRNHDYMTEIVYVWELKKALNKITRKMPKLKAAGREGNADALLAIHYSYAGSRLLWQLDDNTITMDELAIKQAELDSVADKYNLSLDAERYDESILKQF, from the coding sequence ATGAAACTTATTCAAATAGATAAAGCCCGTTACCGTAAACATTTAAACCAAGTAATTATTGCTTGTGTAATTGCTTTAGCCGTTGGCAGTTTAGCCATTTCACAAACGTTAATAGCGTTATTTCCTGACCCAAGCGGTAGCCATTTTCATTGGAACCTATTAGGTGTTGTTATGTGTAGTTTGCTGGTGGGCTTTATGCTTAATAAATACCGCAACCATGATTACATGACTGAAATTGTCTATGTGTGGGAGCTTAAAAAAGCGCTTAATAAAATCACCCGTAAAATGCCAAAGTTAAAAGCAGCAGGGCGCGAGGGCAATGCAGATGCTTTATTAGCAATTCATTACAGCTATGCGGGATCACGTTTGTTATGGCAGCTTGATGACAACACTATTACCATGGATGAGTTGGCAATTAAGCAGGCAGAGCTTGATAGTGTTGCAGATAAATACAATCTCTCGCTTGATGCAGAACGTTATGATGAGTCAATCTTAAAGCAATTTTAA
- a CDS encoding nuclear transport factor 2 family protein, producing the protein MSERKLLDLLEKEEIRTLRLNYSQLLDSGQIHKMEEVFTSDARVEVTVGEMNGIEQIKQGLKNAYDEFDTHNRKHFPFVHAVMNHQIVLTDKTTAQGECYLIDFVTSREQSESPLLLVGRYLDHYEKIDGQWRISHSKLDVVWPANSGDQ; encoded by the coding sequence ATGAGCGAACGCAAACTTCTCGATTTACTCGAAAAAGAAGAGATCCGAACTCTTCGATTAAACTACAGCCAACTTTTAGACTCTGGCCAAATTCATAAAATGGAAGAAGTATTCACTAGCGACGCACGAGTCGAAGTAACAGTCGGTGAAATGAATGGAATTGAACAGATAAAGCAAGGATTAAAAAATGCTTATGATGAATTCGATACCCACAATAGAAAGCACTTCCCTTTTGTTCATGCCGTGATGAACCATCAAATAGTGCTAACAGATAAAACGACAGCACAGGGTGAGTGCTATCTAATTGACTTTGTTACAAGTAGGGAGCAAAGCGAATCTCCGCTTTTATTAGTGGGCCGATACTTAGATCACTATGAAAAAATCGACGGCCAATGGCGCATTAGCCACTCTAAACTTGATGTTGTCTGGCCAGCGAATTCGGGAGATCAGTAA
- a CDS encoding low molecular weight protein-tyrosine-phosphatase — protein MKKVLIVCLGNICRSPTAEAVLRSRAKALGVNVKVDSAGTIGYHQGNPPDSRSKAAAEKRGYSFKGIYSRPVTQADFHEFDLILAADKQNLADLQAQCPEHLQYKLSLFLSHGDAGQSEIPDPYYGGDQGFEKVLDLIEDAADNLLKKL, from the coding sequence ATGAAAAAGGTTTTGATTGTTTGCTTAGGCAATATTTGTCGTTCACCTACTGCTGAAGCGGTACTTCGTAGCCGTGCCAAGGCGCTGGGGGTCAATGTCAAAGTTGATTCTGCTGGCACCATTGGTTACCACCAAGGTAATCCACCTGATTCACGCTCAAAAGCAGCAGCTGAAAAGCGCGGTTATAGTTTTAAAGGCATCTATTCGCGACCAGTGACTCAAGCTGATTTTCATGAGTTTGACTTAATTCTCGCAGCAGACAAGCAAAATCTTGCTGATTTGCAAGCCCAGTGTCCAGAGCACTTACAATATAAGTTGTCGCTGTTTTTAAGTCATGGTGACGCAGGGCAGAGCGAGATCCCAGATCCCTATTATGGTGGCGATCAAGGCTTTGAAAAAGTACTCGATTTAATTGAGGACGCAGCCGATAACTTGCTTAAAAAGTTATAA
- a CDS encoding GTP cyclohydrolase II, producing MAQVRARVQLNVGKNSDIPAEIVSFSGLNDGQEHVALVFNQADTEQDVPLIRMHSECLTGDVFHSSRCDCGEQLNECIEMMHQQGGILLYLRQEGRGIGLYNKIDAYVLQSQGMNTYEANNHLGFADDLRDFSDAVLMLEALNQKHVKLMTNNPNKLKALRDAGIEVDSVVGTHAHIKAGVVGNRAYLETKIKHGSHMLDIKKIKKPE from the coding sequence GTGGCGCAAGTAAGAGCAAGAGTCCAGCTGAATGTTGGCAAAAACAGTGATATCCCTGCAGAAATCGTATCTTTCAGTGGCTTAAATGATGGCCAAGAACATGTTGCTTTAGTGTTTAATCAAGCAGACACAGAGCAAGATGTCCCTTTAATTCGTATGCATTCAGAGTGTTTAACTGGCGATGTATTTCACTCATCACGTTGTGATTGTGGTGAGCAATTAAATGAGTGTATCGAGATGATGCACCAACAAGGCGGTATTTTACTGTATTTACGCCAAGAGGGCCGTGGCATTGGTTTATACAATAAAATTGATGCGTACGTACTACAGTCGCAAGGTATGAATACGTACGAAGCGAATAACCACTTGGGTTTTGCTGATGATTTACGTGACTTTTCAGACGCGGTATTAATGCTTGAAGCGCTCAATCAAAAGCACGTTAAGCTAATGACTAACAACCCAAATAAGCTCAAAGCATTGCGTGATGCAGGTATTGAAGTTGATTCAGTGGTTGGCACTCATGCGCACATTAAAGCGGGTGTGGTAGGTAACCGAGCTTACCTCGAAACGAAAATCAAACATGGCTCGCACATGCTTGATATTAAAAAAATTAAAAAGCCTGAGTAA
- a CDS encoding energy transducer TonB, translated as MKKSSLALCIALLFSQQGIANETTTQEFNDTYRAYVAAVENKQDSSELAKKAFELGKEIYGESADNTANLAVNYANSLDKSEQEQRFELYRTAYEILEKNHGKLSVQVYDSLIGMAESTPSAKRADTYLDDVIAIAEKQNSDKLVADAKMTAARILAYKGTGERYYTAKEYLEEADKFYQENLPNNAVDRISADFLVAAFAENQRKYSTAIERLNHVVSVFDQELDFDHQTELNAHSKLVHLYEKTGKSDEATKHCLAIAKMVPWKESQEQEPLYRVHPKYPKSKVQRMEDGSVVMEFEVTPSGFVDNITVVGSEGGSAFEREAVKAVKQWRYAPKFENGQAIAATSRVQLDFKINN; from the coding sequence ATGAAAAAGAGCTCACTTGCCTTATGCATTGCACTACTATTTAGTCAGCAAGGCATTGCCAATGAAACAACCACCCAAGAATTTAACGACACCTACCGCGCTTATGTCGCTGCTGTAGAAAATAAGCAAGACAGTAGCGAACTTGCTAAAAAAGCGTTTGAGCTTGGCAAAGAGATTTATGGTGAAAGCGCCGACAACACCGCCAACCTAGCTGTTAACTATGCAAACAGCCTAGACAAAAGCGAACAAGAACAACGCTTTGAGTTATACCGTACAGCCTACGAAATACTCGAAAAAAACCACGGCAAGCTAAGTGTGCAAGTGTATGACTCATTAATCGGCATGGCAGAATCAACTCCCTCAGCAAAGCGTGCTGATACGTATCTTGATGATGTTATTGCTATTGCTGAAAAACAAAACTCAGACAAGCTTGTTGCTGATGCAAAAATGACCGCCGCTCGTATCCTTGCTTACAAAGGCACTGGCGAGCGCTATTACACAGCAAAGGAATATCTTGAAGAAGCTGATAAGTTCTACCAAGAAAACTTACCAAATAACGCTGTCGATCGGATCAGTGCTGACTTTTTAGTTGCCGCATTTGCAGAAAATCAACGTAAATACAGCACCGCCATTGAGCGTTTAAATCACGTAGTTAGCGTATTTGATCAAGAGCTAGACTTTGATCATCAAACCGAATTAAACGCCCATTCAAAGCTAGTTCACTTATACGAAAAAACAGGTAAAAGCGACGAAGCAACCAAACATTGCTTAGCGATTGCAAAAATGGTCCCGTGGAAAGAAAGCCAAGAACAAGAACCGTTATACCGCGTGCATCCTAAATATCCAAAATCAAAAGTTCAACGTATGGAAGATGGCAGTGTTGTAATGGAGTTTGAAGTAACCCCGTCAGGCTTTGTAGACAACATAACTGTGGTTGGCTCTGAAGGTGGCTCTGCATTTGAAAGAGAAGCCGTTAAAGCAGTGAAACAATGGCGTTATGCGCCTAAGTTTGAAAATGGTCAAGCTATTGCCGCAACTTCTCGGGTGCAATTAGACTTTAAAATCAACAACTAA